A portion of the Anoxybacillus gonensis genome contains these proteins:
- a CDS encoding adenine deaminase C-terminal domain-containing protein, producing MMEKRYRWKSEQIRKHVAIVDGKQAPTKVLMNATYLHPYIRQWVQGNVWICDDRIVYVGPNKPKQLDSCEVIDCTNQVLVPGYIEPHAHPFQLYNPQTLAEYAAQFGTTTLINDNLFLFLQLTKKKAFSFLSAMEKQPVTMYWWCRLDPQTEMEGEEHLFSYKNMKGWLENDAVLQVGELTGWPKLLEGDDFVLHWMQEAKKLGKKVEGHFPGASDRTLTKMKLFGADADHEAMTGNDVYKRLMHGYTVSLRHSSIRPDLPTLLKEMKQLGIHHYDHCMFTTDGSTPAFYENGMIDEMIRIALQEGVRDIDAYSMATWNVARYYNIDHLHGSITPGRIAHINILEHALNPTPISVLASGQWVKRDGVPVSAFSAIEWDVHGLAPLSLSWDLQMDDLQFSMPLGMYMENSVIIKPYSISIDTSADELSTDHDESFLMLIDRNGKWRVNTVLKGFATHVQALVSSYSNTGDIILIGKSKRDLLLAFERMKQMGGGIVLCEHGEVIHDISLPLGGLMSDKPMKMLMEEEKTLGNLLRARGYTFADPIYTLLFLSSTHLPYIRITPKGIYDVMHKTVLFPTIMR from the coding sequence ATGATGGAAAAACGGTATCGATGGAAAAGTGAACAAATTCGTAAACACGTTGCAATTGTTGACGGAAAGCAAGCACCGACAAAAGTGTTAATGAACGCAACATATTTACATCCATACATACGTCAATGGGTACAAGGAAACGTTTGGATTTGCGATGATCGAATTGTGTACGTTGGGCCAAATAAACCGAAGCAATTAGATTCATGTGAAGTCATCGACTGCACGAATCAAGTGCTCGTTCCTGGCTATATTGAGCCTCATGCTCATCCGTTTCAGTTATATAATCCCCAAACGCTTGCTGAATATGCAGCGCAGTTCGGTACGACAACACTCATTAACGACAATTTATTTCTTTTTTTACAGTTGACAAAAAAGAAAGCGTTTTCTTTTTTGTCCGCTATGGAAAAACAACCAGTGACGATGTATTGGTGGTGCCGACTTGATCCGCAAACAGAAATGGAAGGAGAAGAACATCTTTTTTCATATAAAAACATGAAAGGATGGCTTGAAAACGATGCGGTGTTACAAGTGGGCGAATTGACTGGATGGCCAAAACTGTTAGAAGGGGACGATTTCGTTCTCCATTGGATGCAAGAAGCGAAAAAACTTGGTAAAAAAGTGGAAGGTCATTTTCCCGGTGCCTCAGATCGTACGTTGACGAAAATGAAGTTATTTGGGGCGGATGCTGATCATGAAGCGATGACTGGAAATGATGTGTATAAGCGATTAATGCACGGGTATACCGTATCATTGCGACATTCGTCCATCCGGCCGGATTTGCCGACATTGCTTAAAGAGATGAAACAACTTGGTATTCATCATTACGATCACTGTATGTTTACAACAGACGGATCGACGCCTGCCTTTTATGAAAACGGAATGATCGACGAAATGATTCGCATCGCATTGCAAGAAGGAGTACGTGACATTGATGCATACAGCATGGCCACATGGAACGTTGCTCGTTATTACAATATCGATCATTTACACGGAAGCATTACGCCAGGGCGCATTGCACATATTAACATTCTTGAACATGCTTTAAATCCGACACCGATTTCTGTTTTAGCGAGCGGACAGTGGGTCAAACGCGATGGCGTACCTGTCTCTGCTTTTTCAGCAATTGAATGGGACGTACATGGTCTTGCACCACTTTCTTTGTCTTGGGATTTGCAGATGGATGATTTGCAATTTTCGATGCCATTGGGGATGTACATGGAAAACTCAGTGATTATTAAGCCGTATTCTATTTCGATTGATACATCTGCTGATGAGTTATCAACAGATCATGATGAAAGCTTTTTAATGCTTATTGATCGCAACGGAAAATGGCGTGTGAACACCGTATTAAAAGGGTTTGCGACACATGTGCAAGCGCTTGTTAGCTCGTATTCAAATACAGGAGATATTATTTTAATCGGAAAAAGTAAACGTGATTTATTGCTTGCATTTGAGCGCATGAAACAAATGGGAGGCGGCATTGTTTTATGTGAACATGGAGAAGTCATTCACGACATTTCTCTTCCGTTAGGGGGATTAATGTCAGATAAGCCGATGAAAATGTTGATGGAAGAAGAAAAAACGCTTGGGAATTTGTTGCGAGCGCGTGGCTATACGTTTGCTGATCCGATTTACACGTTGCTCTTTTTATCGTCGACACATTTACCGTACATTCGCATTACACCAAAAGGAATTTACGATGTGATGCATAAAACAGTACTCTTTCCGACAATAATGCGTTAA
- a CDS encoding DUF3048 domain-containing protein: MLRRLFFLFMIMTLFLFGIGCQRTESNIKEEESSPTPIEQENDQDTKETAWTFPLTGMPANEKTMQRAVAVMINNYPAARPQSGLHKADIVYEVLAEGDITRLLAIYQSEQPDVIGPVRSARDYFIQLSNGFHALYVCHGWSPEAQKLLKSGAADYVNGLFYDGTLFWRDRTRKAPHNSYISFENIKKGAEKNGYAFEEEVKPLPFFTNDLTNAVKATNIDVVYSKRSYAHVHYAYDGTKYVRSSGGKPTVDRETNTPIAVENVFVIEATHQIIDDYGRRDIDFTSGGKGYLFQEGTMQEVEWKNIDGRLLPYKNGVPLGFTRGKTWIQVVPNLEQVQYE, translated from the coding sequence ATGTTGCGGCGATTATTTTTTCTATTTATGATCATGACTTTATTTTTATTTGGCATCGGATGTCAACGTACAGAGTCAAACATAAAAGAAGAGGAGTCCTCACCGACACCGATTGAACAAGAAAATGACCAAGACACAAAGGAAACAGCGTGGACGTTTCCGTTAACAGGCATGCCAGCGAATGAAAAAACGATGCAACGAGCTGTGGCGGTGATGATTAATAACTATCCTGCCGCACGACCTCAATCGGGATTGCACAAAGCAGATATTGTATATGAAGTGCTTGCGGAAGGAGATATTACACGGCTGTTAGCCATTTATCAAAGCGAGCAACCTGATGTCATCGGCCCTGTTCGAAGCGCAAGAGACTACTTTATTCAACTAAGCAATGGCTTTCATGCTTTATATGTATGTCACGGATGGAGTCCAGAGGCACAGAAATTGTTAAAGTCTGGTGCGGCGGATTATGTAAATGGGCTGTTTTACGATGGCACGCTATTTTGGCGAGATCGCACACGAAAGGCACCACACAACTCATACATTTCCTTTGAAAATATTAAAAAAGGTGCCGAAAAAAACGGCTATGCGTTCGAAGAAGAAGTTAAACCGCTACCATTTTTCACAAACGATTTGACAAACGCTGTAAAAGCGACGAATATTGATGTGGTGTACTCTAAACGATCGTACGCTCACGTGCATTATGCGTACGACGGAACGAAATATGTTCGTTCGAGCGGTGGAAAGCCGACAGTTGACCGAGAAACGAATACACCGATTGCAGTAGAAAATGTGTTCGTGATTGAAGCGACGCATCAAATTATTGACGACTATGGTCGGAGAGATATTGACTTTACATCGGGTGGGAAAGGGTATTTATTTCAAGAAGGAACGATGCAGGAAGTGGAGTGGAAAAATATTGACGGACGCCTCCTCCCTTATAAAAATGGTGTTCCGCTCGGATTTACTCGAGGGAAAACGTGGATTCAAGTCGTTCCGAATCTCGAACAAGTACAATATGAATAG
- a CDS encoding YerC/YecD family TrpR-related protein, with protein sequence MQINKLRGRELDQLFRAILSLKDLEECYRFFDDLCTVNEIQALAQRLEVARMLREGYTYHKIETETGASTATISRVKRCLNYGNDAYAMALDRIYNEQQEEAGSQ encoded by the coding sequence ATGCAAATTAATAAATTGCGAGGCAGAGAGCTTGACCAATTATTTCGTGCCATTTTGTCATTGAAAGATTTAGAAGAATGTTATCGTTTTTTCGATGATTTATGTACGGTCAATGAAATACAAGCGCTTGCGCAACGTTTGGAAGTAGCTCGTATGTTGCGCGAAGGGTATACATATCATAAAATTGAAACAGAAACAGGGGCAAGCACAGCGACTATTTCGCGCGTAAAACGTTGCTTAAACTACGGGAATGATGCGTATGCGATGGCACTCGATCGCATTTATAATGAACAACAAGAGGAGGCTGGCTCACAATGA
- a CDS encoding heptaprenylglyceryl phosphate synthase: MNEITTWRHVFKLDPNKEITDEQLEQVCESGTDAIIVGGTDGVTLENVIDLLARVRRFSVPCALEVSNIEAITPGFDYYFIPMVLNSRDLTWLIDLHHEAVKQFGDLINWEELFVEGYCILNDECKAASLTSARTNITEEDVIAYARMAEHMYHFPIFYMEYSGRYGDVTLVQKVKRTLERTRLFYGGGIHTPEQAKEMAMWADTVVVGNAIYTNLQMALQTVEAVKGKSI; encoded by the coding sequence ATGAATGAGATAACAACATGGCGCCATGTGTTTAAATTAGATCCGAATAAAGAAATAACAGATGAACAATTAGAACAAGTATGCGAATCAGGGACGGATGCGATCATTGTTGGTGGAACAGACGGTGTGACGCTTGAAAACGTCATCGATTTGCTTGCGCGCGTGCGCCGTTTTTCTGTTCCATGTGCACTAGAAGTATCGAACATCGAGGCGATTACACCTGGATTTGACTATTATTTCATTCCAATGGTGCTAAATAGCCGTGATCTTACTTGGTTAATTGATTTGCATCACGAAGCGGTCAAACAGTTTGGTGATTTAATTAATTGGGAAGAACTTTTTGTTGAAGGGTATTGTATTTTAAATGACGAATGTAAAGCGGCATCATTAACGAGTGCACGAACGAATATAACAGAAGAAGATGTCATTGCATATGCTCGAATGGCAGAACATATGTATCATTTTCCAATTTTTTATATGGAATATAGCGGACGGTACGGAGATGTGACGCTTGTACAAAAAGTGAAACGGACGCTAGAACGCACCCGTTTGTTTTATGGTGGTGGCATTCATACACCTGAACAAGCGAAAGAAATGGCGATGTGGGCTGATACGGTCGTTGTAGGAAATGCAATTTATACAAATTTACAAATGGCGTTACAAACAGTCGAAGCGGTAAAAGGAAAATCGATATAA